The Cynocephalus volans isolate mCynVol1 chromosome 2, mCynVol1.pri, whole genome shotgun sequence genome window below encodes:
- the SELPLG gene encoding P-selectin glycoprotein ligand 1, with protein sequence MPLQLLLLLILVGHGSSLQLQDTWEDGAKEAPGPLLARDRRQVAMDENGDEDYDLYITEPPETLENYTLVEMGNLGQRGSAGPGTPEPVSVEAATRDSAAPNTGGAAMGNLSTDLAAQWIPVTLDPLVTELVAVISPITKAPSNQGTLSMELTTTEALSMGPAATEARTTQPAATDALSMGPVATEAQTTQPAATDALSMGPVATEVQTTQPAATDALSMGPVATEAQTTQPAATEALSMGPVATEAQTTQPAATEAQTTQPAATEALSMGPAATEDLSTEPAVTEVPSTEPTDTEALSTEPTSMRDLATTFLVPSVTHKGTTVAPSTLSDIVKRKYGKVFPTGSTVASSPTEALDCIPVKQCLLAILILALVATVFLVCTVVLAVRLSRKTHMYPVRNYSPTEMVCISSLLPDRGDGPPTMANGTLPKAKSQGLMAEPSEDRDGDDLTLHSFLP encoded by the coding sequence ATGCCTCTGCAACTCCTCCTGCTGCTGATCCTGGTGGGCCATGGCAGCAGTCTCCAGCTGCAGGACACCTGGGAAGATGGAGCTAAGGAAGCCCCAGGCCCCTTGCTTGCCCGGGACCGGAGACAGGTGGCCATGGATGAAAACGGGGATGAGGACTATGACCTGTACATCACAGAACCTCCAGAAACACTTGAAAATTACACCTTGGTTGAGATGGGAAATTTGGGACAGAGAGGTTCAGCAGGGCCTGGAACCCCTGAGCCAGTCTCTGTGGAGGCTGCCACAAGAGACTCTGCTGCCCCAAACACAGGAGGGGCAGCCATGGGCAATCTAAGCACAGATCTGGCTGCACAGTGGATTCCAGTCACACTGGACCCTCTGGTCACAGAGCTGGTTGCTGTAATCAGTCCCATCACAAAGGCTCCATCCAACCAGGGGACTCTATCCATGGAGCTGACCACCACGGAGGCCCTGTCCATGGGTCCAGCAGCCACAGAGGCACGGACCACTCAACCAGCAGCCACGGATGCCCTGTCCATGGGTCCAGTGGCCACAGAGGCACAGACCACTCAACCAGCAGCCACGGATGCCCTGTCCATGGGTCCAGTGGCCACAGAGGTACAGACCACTCAACCAGCAGCCACGGATGCCCTGTCCATGGGTCCAGTGGCCACAGAGGCACAGACCACTCAACCAGCAGCCACAGAGGCCCTGTCCATGGGTCCAGTGGCCACAGAGGCACAGACCACTCAACCAGCAGCCACAGAGGCACAGACCACTCAACCAGCAGCCACCGAGGCCCTGTCCATGGGTCCAGCAGCCACAGAGGACTTGTCTACAGAACCAGCTGTCACAGAAGTCCCTTCCACAGAGCCCACTGACACAGAGGCCCTGTCCACAGAGCCCACTTCCATGAGAGATCTGGCCACAACCTTTCTTGTGCCCTCGGTTACTCACAAGGGTACCACTGTGGCACCCAGCACTTTGTCTGACATAGTCAAAAGGAAATATGGGAAGGTCTTTCCCACTGGGAGCACTGTGGCCTCCAGCCCCACAGAAGCCCTGGACTGCATCCCTGTGAAGCAGTGTCTGCTGGCTATCCTCATCCTGGCCCTGGTGGCCACCGTATTCCTCGTGTGCACTGTGGTGCTGGCTGTCCGCCTCTCCCGCAAGACCCACATGTACCCCGTGCGCAATTACTCCCCCACCGAGATGGTCTGCATCTCGTCCCTGCTCCCTGACAGGGGTGATGGGCCCCCCACCATGGCCAATGGGACCCTGCCCAAGGCCAAGAGCCAGGGCCTAATGGCGGAGCCCAGTGAGGACCGCGATGGAGACGACCTCACCCTGcacagcttcctcccttag